AATATATTGGCCCAAGCCGATCGCTGATAGTTTTCCTGGCCCCTGACCTGTCCCCAGCAAAATAGCGAGTAACTCGGCTGTAGCTAACCCTTTAGCCCCTTGCATCAGGAGCCGCTCCCGTGGGCGTTCATTTGTTGGTAGATCAGCAACCCTGAGGCAGTAGGTCATAGAAATGTTCGCATCACTCAACCATCGTCTTCTCAGTTATCCCGATTCAGGCCGCTCAATTTACACAAGAGCCTGTCTATCGGCCTTGAGACTGAGCCTACTCTGTCTAGGAACTTCCGCCTGGAGACCGAAGACCTTCGGCTGCAACTAGGGTTGAGTATAGAGAAGAGCGATCGCTTAATTTAATCGCCATCTTTTATCTCTACTTTTTTAATAACCACTTAGGAGCCTGTTAGTGACCACCCAATATTCCATGCCACCAGAGGAGCTGAAGTCAGCCAACCTGCACACTCCCACAGATCTGGATGAGCAAATGATCGATAAGGTCTTGGAAGAAGCCAACCGAGCGATTGACCAAGGCAAAGCAGGCGTCGGAGCCTTGATTTTATGGCGTGGCGAAATTTTGGCTTTAGGACACAATACGTTTGAAGAAACAGGTGACATGACCGCTCATGGTGAGATGACGGTGCTACGTCAGGCGGCCAGACGTTTGAGCCAGATGAGTCCAGAGGAGAAAGCAGACCTCAGCATCTACGTCACCCTAGAGCCTTGCTTGATGTGCTTGTCAGCTATTTCGTTTGTGGGCATTAAGCGCGTGGTTTATTCGGCCTTAGCGGAGGATGCCAATGAGGAGCAATGGGTGGCGCGTGGCATCAGTGTTGATAAGCTCAACTCTTCGCTGGTCAGGGGGCCGTTGGAGTTGGTAGCTGGAGTTAAACGGGAAGCGGGTAAAGCGATTTTGGCCCGAATGCACAAACGCTCCTAAGGCTAAGTTGCTTCCACTTAGGGCATCAGATTCGGGCATAAGAGAGAAAACGTAACAAGAATTTTGTAACTTACGCAATCTGGCTCAAGCCACATCTGGTAAATTTGGGCATGCTAGGACAAGAAGCGATCGGGAGCTTTTAGCATGTCTATCGTGCCCAATAGTATTAGCCGCAAGGAACTACTCAAGCTGTGGGTTGATACTCTCTCTGGTTTGACTCCAGACCAGAAAACCATTGTGTTAGATGCTTTTACCCAACTCCACCGAGTTGCTGCCCTTGAAAGTCAATTAACTTGAGTCAGCTAACTTGATGGAGTTGTTTTTGGGTTTAGTAACCCTGAGCCGCTACTAGCATGTGATAAGCCACCAGCAATTGTGTCAGTGCTAAGGGGTTGCTTTGTAACATTTCTCCTGTCGTTCCTGCAATCTTACCCAACTCAGGGTTAGCCTCTCGATTGCAGACATGCCAGAAATGGGGCATTTCGTGACATAAGATTTTTTCTAACTCGTAGACCTGTTCCTGGGTAGCCGCTCCTGCCACTTCCAGCACATCTACGGGCTTGCCCATATCGCGATCGA
This region of Trichocoleus desertorum NBK24 genomic DNA includes:
- a CDS encoding nucleoside deaminase; amino-acid sequence: MTTQYSMPPEELKSANLHTPTDLDEQMIDKVLEEANRAIDQGKAGVGALILWRGEILALGHNTFEETGDMTAHGEMTVLRQAARRLSQMSPEEKADLSIYVTLEPCLMCLSAISFVGIKRVVYSALAEDANEEQWVARGISVDKLNSSLVRGPLELVAGVKREAGKAILARMHKRS